The Lachnospiraceae bacterium oral taxon 500 genome window below encodes:
- the flgK gene encoding flagellar hook-associated protein FlgK: MRSSFFGIGVAQQGLFSARGNMDVINHNIVNSKVEGYSRQYAIQRASRPMRSLHRGMVGTGAEILTVDQYRSGYLDSKYRNFNKDLGEYKSKEELLKQMESIFNEPYSNGLSTYLDRLYAGLQTLTTAPNEDAARTNVVQLLKGFADVINDTSKKLRTLQNDVNFEIKSTVDQINSYAEQIAALNQQIQDSEIGGHKANDLRDQRNRLVDKLSEIVPVATREDIDALGQKTFHVSINGAQLVHGPIASYLEVRAREYLNNPEDNAGLFDVYWKTGQQLNVSANSFAGKLKGLVDLRDGVNNRNFRGLVDSMPGAMNLTVKNVNRFDLPKVGKLTINGQEIEYEDYEINEATKEIKFKLKNPAPAGLHGKYAIMGEDKAFRGIPYYLGRLNELSRIYAQKMNGLHQKGRENTGLPLFVGQGNYAGKVAVTTAGTVTNLKVYSDEAGDVPSKGKLTIHGQDVEYTAASAPTLVTLPDGSKKYERTFTPAAPLPGTDSRMQEGATVRVQDINCDNLTVNPEIAADLKKLELHYSKKPIGDKSDTALLHDMISLRQDTKFFDRGTPDNFVQAYMGEMGIDKSQATSFRESSGDLMRMVDIQRMSVSGVNADEEISEMMAYMRVYQYSAKAMSVFDQIYETTINIGR, from the coding sequence ATGAGATCATCATTTTTTGGGATTGGCGTAGCGCAGCAGGGATTATTTTCCGCCCGGGGCAATATGGACGTCATCAATCACAATATTGTGAATTCAAAAGTAGAAGGCTACAGCCGCCAGTACGCAATTCAAAGAGCAAGCCGGCCGATGCGCAGTCTCCATCGTGGCATGGTTGGCACCGGTGCGGAGATTCTGACCGTTGATCAGTACCGGAGCGGTTATCTGGACAGCAAGTACCGCAATTTTAATAAAGATTTGGGAGAATATAAATCCAAAGAGGAACTTTTAAAGCAAATGGAGTCGATTTTTAATGAGCCCTATTCCAATGGCTTATCGACTTACTTAGACCGGCTTTATGCCGGACTGCAAACCCTGACCACCGCGCCAAATGAGGATGCGGCCAGAACCAATGTGGTTCAGTTGCTCAAGGGCTTTGCCGATGTGATTAATGATACGTCTAAAAAATTGCGAACCTTGCAGAATGACGTCAATTTTGAGATAAAAAGTACGGTTGATCAGATCAATTCCTATGCTGAGCAGATTGCAGCGCTCAACCAGCAGATTCAGGACTCGGAAATCGGCGGCCACAAAGCCAATGATCTGCGCGATCAGAGAAACCGTTTGGTCGATAAATTAAGCGAGATTGTACCGGTTGCGACCCGGGAAGATATTGATGCGCTGGGCCAAAAAACCTTCCATGTCAGCATTAACGGTGCGCAGTTGGTGCATGGTCCGATTGCCAGTTATCTGGAAGTGCGGGCGCGGGAGTATCTAAATAATCCCGAGGATAATGCCGGTTTATTTGATGTTTACTGGAAAACCGGCCAGCAGCTGAATGTCAGCGCCAATAGCTTTGCCGGTAAGCTGAAGGGCCTGGTTGATTTGCGTGACGGAGTCAATAACCGCAACTTCCGCGGGCTGGTGGACAGCATGCCGGGGGCGATGAACTTGACGGTTAAAAATGTCAACCGTTTTGATTTGCCGAAGGTGGGCAAACTGACGATTAACGGCCAAGAAATCGAATATGAAGATTATGAAATCAATGAGGCGACCAAAGAAATTAAGTTCAAATTAAAGAATCCGGCCCCGGCCGGGCTGCATGGCAAGTATGCCATTATGGGCGAGGATAAAGCCTTCCGAGGAATCCCTTATTATCTGGGGCGCTTAAATGAATTGAGCCGGATTTACGCGCAAAAAATGAACGGACTTCATCAAAAAGGCAGAGAGAATACCGGCCTGCCGCTGTTTGTCGGACAGGGTAATTATGCCGGCAAGGTGGCCGTTACGACTGCCGGAACCGTGACCAACTTAAAGGTTTACTCCGATGAAGCGGGTGATGTGCCGAGCAAAGGGAAGCTGACCATTCACGGTCAGGATGTGGAATACACGGCAGCATCGGCACCGACTTTGGTAACTTTGCCGGACGGTTCCAAAAAATATGAGCGGACATTTACGCCGGCAGCGCCGCTGCCGGGAACGGACAGCCGGATGCAGGAGGGAGCCACGGTTCGGGTGCAGGATATTAACTGCGATAACCTGACGGTGAATCCGGAGATTGCCGCTGATTTGAAAAAACTGGAGCTGCACTATAGCAAAAAACCGATCGGTGATAAGAGCGACACGGCGCTGCTTCATGATATGATCAGTCTTCGTCAGGATACGAAGTTTTTTGACCGGGGAACACCCGATAACTTTGTCCAGGCTTATATGGGCGAGATGGGGATTGATAAATCGCAGGCGACTTCCTTTAGGGAAAGCAGCGGAGATTTGATGCGGATGGTTGATATTCAGAGAATGTCGGTTTCGGGCGTGAATGCCGATGAGGAAATTTCGGAAATGATGGCTTATATGCGAGTTTATCAGTATTCGGCCAAAGCCATGAGTGTGTTTGATCAGATTTACGAAACGACGATTAATATAGGAAGGTAG
- the flgM gene encoding flagellar biosynthesis anti-sigma factor FlgM, which translates to MRIVGTEKVQGIYGKQSVKRTETKAGASYGKDSVVFSNLAKELQLASKAVKEAPEVRTEKVDRLKAQVESGQYNVSASQIAEKILGF; encoded by the coding sequence ATGAGAATCGTAGGAACAGAAAAAGTTCAGGGCATTTACGGGAAACAGTCGGTGAAGCGGACGGAAACGAAGGCGGGAGCATCTTACGGCAAGGACAGCGTAGTGTTTTCCAATTTGGCGAAAGAATTGCAGCTGGCGAGCAAGGCGGTAAAGGAAGCCCCGGAGGTCAGAACGGAGAAGGTTGACCGGCTGAAGGCTCAGGTGGAAAGCGGTCAGTATAATGTCAGCGCCAGTCAGATTGCTGAGAAGATTCTGGGCTTTTAG
- a CDS encoding methionine adenosyltransferase encodes MAKRFFTSESVTEGHPDKICDQISDAVLDAILEQDPKARVACETTTTTGMVSVMGEITTDCYVDIAKIVRRTVKEIGYDRAEYGFSGDNCAVITSLDEQSHDIAIGVNSALEARQSDDTQEETENIGAGDQGMMFGFACTDTPELMPLPIALAHRLSKQLAQVRKEGTLRYLRPDGKTQVTVEYDDDKPVRIDTVVVSTQHDPDVTQQQIREDILKYVVKPIIPAEWLDAATKYYINPTGRFVIGGPAGDSGLTGRKIIVDTYGGYASHGGGAFSGKDPTKVDRSATYAARYVAKNVVAAGLAEQCELELAYAIGVAEPVSIYVNTKGTGKIADDKLVEIIRQVFDLRPAAIIRDLNLRRPIYRQTAAYGHFGRPELDLPWERTDKAELLKQKAGL; translated from the coding sequence ATGGCAAAAAGATTTTTTACATCCGAATCTGTAACCGAGGGGCATCCCGATAAGATTTGCGACCAAATCTCGGATGCGGTGCTGGATGCGATTTTAGAGCAGGATCCCAAAGCCCGGGTGGCCTGCGAAACCACCACTACGACCGGAATGGTGTCGGTGATGGGAGAAATTACAACGGATTGTTATGTGGATATTGCCAAGATTGTTCGCAGGACGGTTAAGGAAATCGGTTATGACCGGGCAGAATATGGTTTTTCCGGCGATAACTGCGCAGTTATTACCAGCTTAGACGAGCAGTCGCACGATATTGCCATCGGCGTCAATTCTGCGCTGGAAGCCAGGCAGTCGGATGATACACAGGAAGAGACGGAAAATATCGGCGCGGGCGATCAGGGCATGATGTTTGGTTTTGCCTGTACCGATACACCGGAACTGATGCCACTGCCGATTGCTTTGGCGCATCGTCTCAGCAAACAGTTGGCTCAGGTCAGAAAAGAGGGAACGCTGCGTTATTTGAGACCGGACGGTAAAACCCAGGTAACGGTTGAGTATGATGATGATAAACCGGTACGGATTGATACGGTAGTCGTCAGTACGCAGCATGACCCGGATGTGACCCAGCAGCAAATCCGGGAGGATATCTTAAAATATGTGGTCAAACCGATTATTCCGGCGGAGTGGCTGGATGCGGCTACCAAATATTATATTAACCCGACCGGTCGTTTTGTGATTGGCGGACCGGCCGGCGACAGCGGACTAACGGGCCGCAAGATTATCGTTGATACCTATGGCGGCTATGCCAGTCACGGCGGCGGCGCTTTTTCGGGTAAGGATCCGACGAAGGTTGACCGGTCGGCCACTTATGCGGCGCGTTATGTGGCCAAAAATGTGGTGGCAGCCGGTTTGGCGGAGCAGTGTGAACTGGAGTTGGCTTACGCCATCGGCGTAGCCGAACCGGTTTCGATTTATGTGAATACCAAGGGCACCGGCAAAATAGCCGATGATAAGTTGGTAGAAATCATCCGCCAGGTATTTGATTTGCGCCCGGCGGCGATTATTCGGGATTTGAACCTGCGCCGTCCGATTTATCGACAGACAGCGGCCTATGGTCACTTTGGCCGGCCAGAGCTGGATTTGCCGTGGGAGAGAACAGACAAAGCCGAGCTTTTAAAACAAAAAGCCGGATTGTAA
- the flgK gene encoding flagellar hook-associated protein FlgK — translation MSSMSSFSRAVSGMMSHQHALSVTAHNFTNVKTKGYSRQLVLFGDAPYAKVGQNGTTLMQVGMGTDVQMVRQARDMFLDQAYRAANGKKQFYAGIEQAMSELQTILGEPYQQQFGSSLNDLASSMHELVKHPDGLETRGVFIKNAGHFLEKANLIGQQLRDYQLNLNEQIKQKVNRINEIGHQIRELNQLISGEEIGRDQPGLSANANDYRDQRNLLLDELSGLVQTRYYEEKNSVVNVTIEGVPFVQEDKVYELGLIPAREKSPLVDPYWPHLSNKTATPPQYYKLISFENPIGPEYDNNSGELKGLLLARGDHAANYTEMQNQAYYEKYIKPSAVMNMQAQFDNLVHDIVTMINNVLVPKKPSATPGKLELDTATAPYGLKDANGNASRGEELFVRKYIPHHSQTGGLYEAEDPANEFSLYSASNLKINEVILNDYNKLALSQNVHDLADSKYVINKMIDQWNNNRLLIEPGATSKESYTSYYRSMVDGLANRAQSVESKLKGGEALLNKVDYERSTISSVSEDEEFGNLIKYQHAYNASARLVSVIDSMMDRLINQTGLVGR, via the coding sequence ATGAGTTCGATGAGCAGCTTTTCCCGGGCAGTTTCCGGAATGATGAGTCATCAGCATGCACTGTCGGTGACGGCGCATAATTTTACTAATGTGAAAACCAAGGGCTACAGCCGGCAGTTGGTTTTATTCGGCGACGCGCCGTATGCTAAAGTCGGACAGAACGGCACGACACTGATGCAGGTCGGCATGGGGACAGATGTCCAAATGGTGCGTCAAGCCAGAGATATGTTCCTGGATCAGGCCTATCGGGCGGCCAACGGCAAAAAGCAGTTTTATGCCGGAATAGAACAGGCGATGTCAGAGCTGCAGACGATTTTGGGTGAACCGTATCAGCAGCAGTTCGGCAGTTCGCTCAATGATTTGGCCAGTTCCATGCATGAGCTGGTTAAACACCCGGACGGACTGGAAACTCGCGGCGTGTTTATTAAGAATGCCGGACATTTTTTGGAAAAAGCCAATTTGATTGGCCAGCAGCTGAGAGATTATCAGCTTAATTTAAACGAACAGATCAAGCAGAAAGTGAACCGGATCAATGAGATCGGACACCAGATTCGGGAACTGAATCAGCTTATTTCCGGCGAAGAAATCGGCCGGGATCAGCCGGGACTGTCGGCGAATGCCAATGATTACCGGGATCAGCGCAATCTTTTGCTGGATGAACTTTCCGGTTTGGTGCAGACCCGTTATTATGAGGAAAAAAACAGCGTGGTCAATGTTACGATTGAGGGAGTTCCCTTTGTGCAGGAGGATAAGGTGTATGAACTGGGCCTGATTCCGGCCCGGGAAAAAAGTCCGCTGGTCGATCCTTATTGGCCGCATTTAAGCAATAAAACAGCGACCCCGCCCCAGTATTATAAGTTGATTTCGTTTGAGAATCCGATCGGGCCGGAGTATGACAACAATTCCGGAGAACTCAAGGGCCTGCTGTTAGCGCGGGGCGATCATGCCGCTAACTATACGGAAATGCAGAATCAGGCCTATTATGAGAAATATATCAAGCCGTCGGCGGTCATGAATATGCAGGCGCAGTTTGACAATCTGGTGCATGATATTGTGACGATGATCAATAATGTGCTGGTGCCGAAAAAACCGTCGGCTACGCCGGGTAAGCTGGAACTGGATACGGCCACCGCACCGTATGGCTTAAAGGACGCAAACGGCAATGCTTCGCGGGGCGAGGAACTCTTTGTCCGCAAATACATTCCGCATCATTCCCAGACAGGCGGGCTGTATGAAGCCGAGGATCCGGCGAATGAGTTCAGTCTGTATTCGGCGTCCAACTTAAAAATCAATGAAGTCATTTTAAATGATTACAATAAACTGGCTCTGTCCCAGAATGTTCACGACCTGGCTGATTCCAAGTATGTTATCAACAAGATGATTGATCAATGGAACAACAATCGTCTGCTGATTGAGCCGGGAGCCACTTCCAAGGAATCGTATACTTCCTATTACCGGAGTATGGTTGACGGCCTGGCGAATCGGGCGCAGTCGGTGGAAAGTAAATTAAAAGGCGGTGAAGCCTTACTGAATAAAGTGGATTATGAGCGAAGTACGATCAGTTCGGTGTCGGAGGACGAGGAGTTTGGCAATCTGATTAAATATCAGCATGCATATAATGCCTCGGCCCGCTTAGTCAGCGTGATTGATTCGATGATGGATCGGTTGATCAATCAAACCGGTCTGGTCGGCCGGTAG
- a CDS encoding ATP-dependent RecD-like DNA helicase, with protein sequence MEKKSGIIEDIIFRNEDNGYTVFEVLTDSGAETFVGTALKLSVGEEITAQGEYSEHSVYGRQFQVKECITRIPQGVKAMERYLGSGAVKGIGPVLAGKIVARFGEDTFRIMEEEPEQLAQVSGISHKKAMAIAEAFFEQRNMRRVFLFLQEYELSMTYALRIYEAYQEKTFFVVKEQPYRLAAEIAGIGFRMADRIAEKAGVARNSPERILAGIRYVLEEAAGEGHVYLPKEELFSRVCCLLQIEIDYLEPYLMEMQMKQQAVVRKKGEGEAVYLESYYRMERYIAVKLLTLQSFSAVGTGGEFGGQDKLPGENKDWQLDEVQAEAVEQSLRENVLVITGGPGTGKTTIINRIIRLYTGAGYQVELAAPTGRAAKRMAEATGHPARTIHRLLENYYSADKNQQKFQRDEDYPLECDLLIIDEASMLDIFLTYHVLKALPEGARLILVGDRDQLPSIGAGNILKDILNSQIPSVRLNRIYRQRDDSAIVVNAFHIRQGESMEYKGKSDFFFIRRSQRQQMVAEIIGLIKTRLPKFTGFDPVTEMQVITPMRKGPLGAAQLNAELQKALNPPAQKKYEKAFRELIFREGDKVMQIKNDYQMEWKIYSPAGEVLEEGSGIFNGDIGLIEDVNDFEECLTVCFDEEKRVKYPYAALEGLDLAYAMTVHKSQGSEYPVVILPLFDAGSRLLTRNLLYTAITRAKNYVVLVGEERIAEQMIANNREISRYSGLAEILAEMEQIFTGKGGPDEGVD encoded by the coding sequence ATGGAGAAAAAGAGCGGGATTATTGAGGATATCATTTTTCGAAATGAGGACAATGGCTATACTGTATTTGAAGTGCTGACAGACAGTGGTGCCGAAACCTTTGTCGGAACGGCGCTGAAGCTTTCGGTCGGAGAGGAGATCACGGCTCAGGGCGAGTACAGCGAGCACAGTGTCTACGGCCGGCAGTTTCAGGTTAAGGAATGTATTACCCGGATCCCGCAGGGAGTGAAAGCGATGGAACGCTATCTGGGTTCGGGCGCGGTCAAAGGCATCGGGCCGGTGCTGGCCGGGAAAATTGTGGCTCGTTTTGGCGAGGATACCTTTCGCATCATGGAGGAGGAGCCGGAGCAGCTGGCGCAGGTCAGCGGCATCAGCCACAAAAAGGCAATGGCGATTGCCGAAGCTTTTTTTGAGCAGCGCAATATGCGTCGGGTCTTTCTTTTTTTACAGGAATATGAATTGTCAATGACCTATGCCTTGCGGATTTATGAGGCATACCAGGAAAAAACCTTTTTTGTGGTCAAAGAGCAGCCTTACCGGCTGGCAGCCGAGATTGCCGGTATCGGCTTTCGAATGGCTGACCGGATTGCCGAAAAAGCGGGGGTGGCTCGTAATTCGCCGGAGCGGATTTTAGCGGGGATTCGCTATGTGCTGGAGGAAGCGGCCGGCGAGGGACATGTTTATTTGCCGAAAGAAGAACTGTTCAGCCGGGTCTGCTGTCTGTTGCAGATTGAGATTGATTATTTAGAGCCTTATTTAATGGAAATGCAGATGAAGCAGCAGGCGGTTGTCCGCAAAAAAGGAGAGGGCGAAGCGGTTTATCTGGAAAGCTATTACCGGATGGAGCGCTATATTGCGGTCAAGCTCCTGACGCTGCAAAGCTTTTCTGCGGTGGGTACCGGCGGTGAGTTTGGCGGGCAGGATAAGCTGCCCGGAGAAAACAAAGATTGGCAGTTAGATGAGGTGCAGGCGGAAGCGGTTGAGCAATCGCTCAGGGAAAATGTGCTGGTTATTACCGGCGGGCCCGGTACCGGCAAAACTACGATTATCAACCGGATTATCCGGCTTTATACCGGGGCCGGCTATCAGGTCGAGCTGGCGGCACCGACCGGCCGGGCGGCCAAGCGGATGGCGGAAGCAACCGGGCATCCGGCCCGGACGATTCACCGCCTGCTGGAGAATTATTATTCGGCCGATAAGAATCAGCAGAAGTTTCAGCGGGACGAGGATTATCCGTTGGAATGCGATTTGCTGATTATTGACGAAGCTTCCATGCTTGATATTTTCTTGACATATCATGTTTTAAAAGCGCTGCCGGAAGGCGCCCGGCTGATTTTGGTCGGCGACCGTGATCAGCTGCCGTCCATCGGTGCCGGTAATATTTTAAAAGATATTTTAAACAGTCAGATTCCGAGCGTCCGTTTAAACCGGATTTACCGGCAGCGGGACGATTCGGCAATCGTTGTCAATGCTTTTCATATCCGGCAGGGCGAAAGCATGGAGTATAAGGGCAAGTCCGATTTCTTTTTTATTAGGCGATCGCAGCGCCAGCAAATGGTGGCGGAGATTATCGGACTGATTAAGACGCGGTTGCCCAAGTTTACCGGCTTTGACCCGGTGACGGAAATGCAGGTGATTACGCCGATGCGCAAAGGCCCTTTGGGAGCGGCGCAGCTAAATGCCGAGCTGCAGAAGGCGCTCAATCCGCCGGCGCAGAAAAAATATGAAAAAGCTTTTCGTGAGTTGATTTTTCGCGAGGGCGACAAGGTCATGCAGATCAAAAATGATTACCAAATGGAATGGAAGATTTACTCGCCGGCCGGTGAGGTGCTGGAGGAAGGCAGCGGCATTTTTAACGGTGATATCGGCCTGATTGAGGATGTCAATGATTTTGAGGAATGTCTGACGGTTTGCTTTGACGAAGAAAAGCGGGTTAAATATCCCTATGCTGCTTTAGAGGGGCTGGATTTGGCCTATGCGATGACAGTGCATAAATCGCAGGGCAGCGAATATCCGGTGGTTATTCTGCCGCTTTTTGACGCCGGCAGCCGGCTGCTAACCCGAAATCTTCTCTATACGGCTATTACCCGGGCCAAAAATTATGTGGTCTTAGTCGGCGAGGAACGGATTGCCGAGCAAATGATTGCCAATAACCGGGAGATTAGCCGGTATTCGGGTTTGGCTGAGATTCTGGCGGAAATGGAGCAGATTTTTACCGGCAAAGGAGGGCCTGATGAAGGAGTGGATTAG
- a CDS encoding flagellar protein — MDVRNCVRCGKIFNYITGYPICADCKKELEQKFAEVKQYLRENPHSSIQEVADANQVDIRQIKQWIREERITFAEDSMVGIECERCGTTIRTGRFCAKCKSEMAGNLESFTQSATPAESPLKSSLPPQTEEDRLRFRR; from the coding sequence ATGGACGTTAGAAATTGTGTTCGCTGCGGAAAGATTTTTAATTATATTACGGGTTATCCGATCTGCGCGGATTGCAAAAAGGAACTGGAGCAAAAGTTTGCGGAAGTAAAGCAGTATTTGCGGGAAAATCCGCATTCCAGCATTCAGGAAGTGGCGGATGCCAATCAGGTTGATATCCGTCAGATTAAGCAATGGATTCGCGAGGAGCGGATTACCTTTGCTGAGGATTCCATGGTCGGGATTGAATGTGAGCGCTGCGGGACGACCATTCGGACCGGGCGTTTCTGCGCCAAATGTAAATCAGAAATGGCCGGAAACTTGGAGAGTTTTACCCAGAGCGCGACACCGGCGGAATCACCGCTGAAGAGCAGCCTTCCCCCTCAAACAGAGGAAGATCGTCTGCGTTTTCGCCGATAG
- the pepT gene encoding peptidase T, protein MENIVDKFIRYAKIETTSDFYSEASPTTAVQFDLAKQLVKELTEMGLTEIELTEQCYVYATLPANTDRELPVMGLIAHMDTAPDCSGKGVSPRIVENYDGKVIALNSSVSLDPREFPELLDYVGETLIVTDGNTLLGADDKAGVAEIMSALEYLTEHPEIKHGKIRIGFTPDEEVGKGADHFDVAKFGADFAYTMDGGARGELEYESFHAADAFVRIAGKSVHPGSAKNKMINAANVACEFHALLPVAERPEHTEGREGFFMLHEIRGGIEQAEMRYLIRDHSREQFARRKEVMQQAADYLNQKYGGRIQLELKDSYYNMREKIEPVMWIVDLAKAAIEAEGMAPLIQPIRGGTDGSRLSYMGLPCPNIFAGGLNFHGRYEYLPVKSLEKARDVILRLVQLLNER, encoded by the coding sequence ATGGAAAATATTGTCGATAAATTTATTCGCTATGCTAAGATTGAAACGACTTCCGATTTTTATTCGGAAGCATCGCCGACAACAGCGGTGCAGTTTGATTTGGCGAAGCAATTAGTTAAGGAATTAACGGAGATGGGTCTGACCGAGATTGAATTGACGGAGCAGTGCTATGTTTATGCTACGCTGCCGGCCAATACCGACCGTGAACTGCCGGTTATGGGCTTAATTGCGCATATGGATACGGCGCCGGATTGCAGCGGCAAGGGAGTGTCGCCGCGGATTGTGGAAAATTATGACGGCAAGGTCATTGCCTTAAACTCATCTGTCAGCCTTGATCCGCGGGAATTTCCGGAACTGCTGGATTATGTTGGGGAAACGTTGATTGTAACTGACGGCAATACCCTGCTGGGCGCGGATGATAAGGCGGGCGTGGCCGAGATTATGTCGGCGCTGGAATATTTGACCGAGCATCCGGAAATTAAGCACGGTAAGATTCGAATTGGCTTTACACCGGACGAGGAAGTCGGTAAGGGCGCGGATCATTTTGATGTGGCTAAGTTTGGGGCCGATTTTGCTTATACCATGGACGGCGGTGCCAGAGGGGAATTGGAATATGAAAGCTTTCATGCGGCGGATGCTTTTGTCAGGATTGCCGGCAAAAGTGTTCACCCCGGATCGGCTAAAAATAAGATGATTAATGCTGCAAATGTCGCCTGTGAGTTTCATGCCCTACTGCCGGTGGCCGAGCGGCCGGAGCATACCGAAGGCCGGGAGGGCTTTTTCATGCTGCACGAGATTCGGGGAGGCATTGAGCAGGCGGAAATGCGCTATTTGATTCGCGACCATTCGCGGGAGCAGTTTGCGCGGCGCAAAGAAGTGATGCAGCAGGCGGCGGATTATTTAAATCAAAAATACGGCGGCCGGATTCAGTTGGAACTAAAAGACAGCTATTATAATATGCGGGAGAAGATTGAGCCGGTCATGTGGATTGTCGATTTGGCCAAGGCGGCGATTGAAGCCGAAGGGATGGCGCCGTTGATTCAGCCGATTCGCGGCGGAACGGACGGTTCCCGTCTTTCTTATATGGGCTTGCCTTGCCCCAATATTTTTGCCGGCGGGCTGAACTTCCACGGCCGGTATGAATATTTGCCGGTTAAATCGCTGGAAAAGGCCAGGGATGTTATCCTGCGGCTGGTTCAGCTTTTGAACGAGCGTTAA